The stretch of DNA GAACGCGCGGAACCGTCTTGCTGGGCCAGCAGGGCCGAGAGCAAATGAACCGGTTCGATGTATTGATTGTCGTGGCCGACGGCCAGACTTTGGGCATCGGCCAGTGCTTCCTGAAACTTGGTAGTAAGCTTGTCTATTCTCATGTGCAGCGATCTCCTGTAACGAATAACCACCAAATGAGGCGCATGATGCGAGTTTCAAGCATTTATTTTTGTTTCATTGCATTGCGTGCTAGCTTGGCCGGGCAGTTGGTGTGTGATGTCCCTGCTAGCGTCCCTGCTGGCGTCCCTGCTGGCAGCTCGCTATTGCCCGTTGTTTAACGCCCACGGGCGCCTTCCTGATCCGTGTTCCTGTGCAATGACTGATACCTTGCCTGCCGCCTCTTCGGCCTTGGCCCTGGCCTCGAGCTTGCCCCGCCACGCCGAACCCACGGAAGCCAATATTCGTGAACTGGTCTACGCGTTCTATGACCGTGTGCGCGCCGATCCATTATTAGGCCCGGTGTTCGAGCAAACGCTCGCGGGCCGCTGGGACGCCCATCTGCCCAAAATGTGCGCCTTCTGGACGAGCCTCGTCCTCGGGTCAAAGCAGTATCGCGGCAACGTTCAGCAAGTACACCAGCCGCTCTCTGGCATCGAGCCGCAGCATTTCAGCCAGTGGCTGTTCCTGTTTCTCGCAACCGTCGAATCACGCTACGAACCCGCTGCCGCTGTGCGCTTCATGGAACCCGCGCTGCGTATTGCGCAAAGCTTGCAATTAAGCCGTTTCGGTTGGAATTACGTCATTCCTGAAGAGCAAAAAGCGCTGCTCGCGCATATCGCCCCGCGTGAACGTTCGCCTGAGCATCAACAGGCGCATGAACACGCACTCCGGCACGGCAAGCCGCGCGGGTAGCACGCACGGGCCCGTCCCAGCCGGCCCACCTTTCATGCCGTTCATCGCGGCCGAGGGGTGAGAGGTCAAGTCAGGGTTTCAGTTCTGGGCGCCGCCGTTGTCGTCCGGCGCCACGCCCCAGCGGGCGAATGCCGTGTCGTCGCTCACGCGGGCATCCACCCAGCGTGCGCCTTCTGGAGTCGCTTCTTTTTTCCAGAATGGCGCCTGTGTCTTCAGAAAATCCATCACGAACTCGCACGAGGCAAACGCATCGCCGCGATGCGCTGCTGTCGTCGCCACCAGCACGATCTGCGCGGAGGGCGCCAGTGGGCCGACGCGATGCACGATCAGCACGTCAATTCCGGGCCAGCGCAACTGCGCGGCGGCAACAATCTGCTCCAGTGCCTGCTCGGTCATGCCGGGGTAATGCTCCAGCGTCATCGAATGCACCGCACTGCCCTCGTTGAGATCACGCACCAGGCCCACGAAGCAGGCGAGCGCACCCGCCTGTGGATTCGCGGCACGCAGTGCACCGGCTTCGGCGCTGAGATCGAAATCTTCAGTCTGGACTCGAACTGTCATCGCCCGTCCTAACCGCCCGTGACCGGCGGAAAAAATGCCACTTCGCAGCCCTCGGTAATGCGCCGGCTGGCGTCCGTCATGACATGGTTGCAAGCCATGCGCAATGGCCGGCCTTCGGCCAGGGTGTCGGCCCAGGCGCCGCCGCGCAGGCGCAGCCAGTCCCGCACATCGCCCACCGTGGCGATGCCGTCAGGTACGCTCAGCGTTTCGTCGGAACAGCCGAGCGCCTCACGCACGCTGGCAAAGTATTTCAAATGGATCTTCATCGGAGAATGTCCACGCGCTCGCGCCCGTAGCCGGTTATCAGTTCAGCAATTCAGAAAAAGGAATGAAACGCACCGTCTCACCCGCGCTGATCGCGTGATGCGGCGGGTTGTCGATCAGGCCATCGCCCCAGACCGCCGAGGTCAGCACCGCCGAGCGCTGGTCAGGAAACAGCTCAAGCCCGCCTGCTGCGTTGACCCGGGCGCGTAAAAACTCATTGCGCCGGTCAGCCTTGTGCTGCGTGAAATCCGCCCGCAGCGACAGCGCGCGAGGCGTCACAACGCGGGCGCCCGCCAACCGCAGCACGAACGGACGCACGAACAGCAAGAAGGTGACGAGGCTCGAGACCGGGTTGCCTGGCAAACCAATAAAAAACGTTTCGCCCGAAGTTGCGTCCGAATGACCCAATGCGCCCGCGGCGGCGCTGCGGCGCACCGCGCCAAACGCAAGCGGCTTGCCGGGCTTGAGCGCGATTTGCCATAACGCAAGATGCCCTTGCGCTTCGACAGCCGGTTTCACGTGGTCTTCTTCGCCCACCGAGACGCCACCGCACGTCAGGATCAGGTCATGCGCCTCCGCGGCCTCACGCAGCGCCGCCCGTGTCGCGTCAAGCTGATCGGGCACGATGCCGTAATCGGTCACGGCACAGCCGAGGTTCTGCAGGAGCCCGCGCAGGGTAAAACGGTTTGAATTGTAGATCGCACCCGGTTGCAACGGCTCGCCGGGCATCGTCAGTTCATCGCCGGTAAA from Paraburkholderia hayleyella encodes:
- a CDS encoding group III truncated hemoglobin; the protein is MTDTLPAASSALALASSLPRHAEPTEANIRELVYAFYDRVRADPLLGPVFEQTLAGRWDAHLPKMCAFWTSLVLGSKQYRGNVQQVHQPLSGIEPQHFSQWLFLFLATVESRYEPAAAVRFMEPALRIAQSLQLSRFGWNYVIPEEQKALLAHIAPRERSPEHQQAHEHALRHGKPRG
- a CDS encoding molybdenum cofactor biosynthesis protein MoaE, coding for MTVRVQTEDFDLSAEAGALRAANPQAGALACFVGLVRDLNEGSAVHSMTLEHYPGMTEQALEQIVAAAQLRWPGIDVLIVHRVGPLAPSAQIVLVATTAAHRGDAFASCEFVMDFLKTQAPFWKKEATPEGARWVDARVSDDTAFARWGVAPDDNGGAQN
- the moaD gene encoding molybdopterin converting factor subunit 1, whose translation is MKIHLKYFASVREALGCSDETLSVPDGIATVGDVRDWLRLRGGAWADTLAEGRPLRMACNHVMTDASRRITEGCEVAFFPPVTGG
- the glp gene encoding gephyrin-like molybdotransferase Glp, with product MPSTHPATAGAALRSTAEALKALLDAAVPLGGSESLPTLEALNRVLASDVVSPLDVPPMAVSAMDGYAVRVADLLHGERRLPVSQRIAAGHPAQPLAPGTAARIFTGATVPPGAEAIVMQEQTEADPLTHEVNFLHTPQVGEWITAQGADIQRGTVILPAGTRLTPQALGLAASVGCATLAVTRRVRVAVFFTGDELTMPGEPLQPGAIYNSNRFTLRGLLQNLGCAVTDYGIVPDQLDATRAALREAAEAHDLILTCGGVSVGEEDHVKPAVEAQGHLALWQIALKPGKPLAFGAVRRSAAAGALGHSDATSGETFFIGLPGNPVSSLVTFLLFVRPFVLRLAGARVVTPRALSLRADFTQHKADRRNEFLRARVNAAGGLELFPDQRSAVLTSAVWGDGLIDNPPHHAISAGETVRFIPFSELLN